One window from the genome of Natronomonas salsuginis encodes:
- a CDS encoding sugar phosphate isomerase/epimerase family protein, which yields MQSMPRGFVTDIGVPFEESITVAQQEEFDFIELFMEGRFAREQLMENLETHQKQLEETNLSLVVHLPFSLDIGSPFDRIREASVSELSDCLATAAQLDAEKAVVHPTANVWQKAYDAEELRPIIVESIRKLHRKASGHDIELCAENIFGTAFTIGNFDTLLAETDTSMTLDTGHARISGYTRDRLSEFVKRYSDRISHVHLNDSRYPEDEHLPFGSGTVDFRSLFETLQRTDWTGTLSLEVHTQNPEYIVASKQQLDTVLGSLQ from the coding sequence ATGCAGTCCATGCCCCGTGGGTTCGTGACAGATATCGGCGTCCCCTTTGAGGAATCAATAACAGTCGCACAACAGGAGGAGTTCGATTTCATCGAACTATTCATGGAGGGACGGTTTGCTAGAGAACAGCTAATGGAGAACTTGGAGACCCATCAGAAACAACTCGAGGAAACGAATCTTTCGCTGGTCGTTCACCTCCCATTCTCTCTGGATATCGGTTCACCCTTCGACCGTATTAGAGAAGCCTCAGTCTCGGAACTGTCGGACTGTCTCGCAACTGCAGCCCAGTTGGACGCAGAGAAGGCCGTCGTCCATCCGACGGCTAACGTGTGGCAAAAGGCGTATGACGCCGAGGAACTCCGTCCGATAATCGTCGAGTCGATACGCAAATTACATCGAAAGGCGTCCGGTCACGACATCGAACTCTGTGCCGAGAACATCTTCGGGACGGCGTTCACGATCGGAAACTTCGACACACTGCTCGCCGAGACCGACACATCGATGACGCTTGACACGGGCCACGCGCGCATATCCGGTTACACTAGGGACCGACTCAGTGAGTTCGTAAAACGGTACAGTGACCGGATATCACATGTCCACCTGAACGACTCCCGGTATCCAGAGGACGAACATCTTCCGTTCGGCTCCGGGACTGTCGACTTCCGTTCCCTGTTCGAGACGTTACAACGAACTGACTGGACCGGGACGCTTTCTCTCGAAGTTCATACACAGAATCCGGAGTACATAGTAGCCAGTAAGCAGCAGTTAGACACGGTTCTGGGGTCTCTCCAGTAG